The Chthoniobacterales bacterium genome includes a window with the following:
- the infA gene encoding translation initiation factor IF-1 gives MARKDAIEVEGKVVELLPNTMFRVELPNGHRVLAHISGKMRLHFIRILPGDKVMLEVSPYDLSKGRITYRQK, from the coding sequence ATGGCGCGGAAAGACGCAATTGAAGTAGAAGGCAAAGTCGTAGAGTTACTGCCCAACACCATGTTTCGCGTCGAGTTGCCCAACGGGCACCGGGTTCTGGCCCACATTTCCGGTAAAATGCGCCTCCATTTCATTCGTATCTTGCCAGGTGACAAAGTTATGCTAGAGGTTTCTCCCTACGATTTGTCAAAGGGGCGGATCACCTACCGCCAGAAATGA
- the map gene encoding type I methionyl aminopeptidase, translating into MIPIKSPKEIDKMRQACRTASEILDRVSELVRPGISTKEVDQAAADLMQEAGVQSAFLGYRLGHRVFPGNICISLNDEIVHGIGSQRRVQYGDIVKLDIGVVQDGWVGDTASTVPVGMIEERTERLLRVTESALRRAIEIASEGVRLGDVCAAIEEVATRERFNVVREFVGHGVGRKLHEEPQVPNYGKRGSGPRLKAGMTLAIEPMINSGTASVKLLDDGWTVCTADGMPSAHFEHTVLITKEEPEILTWRGKTQLK; encoded by the coding sequence ATGATCCCGATCAAAAGTCCGAAGGAGATCGACAAAATGCGGCAGGCTTGCCGCACCGCGAGCGAGATTCTCGACCGGGTGAGCGAACTGGTGCGGCCCGGCATTTCCACGAAGGAAGTCGACCAGGCTGCCGCGGATCTCATGCAGGAGGCCGGCGTGCAAAGCGCCTTTTTGGGTTATCGGCTCGGGCACCGGGTGTTCCCCGGCAATATTTGCATCTCGCTCAATGACGAGATCGTGCACGGGATTGGCAGCCAGCGCCGGGTTCAATACGGCGATATCGTGAAGCTCGACATCGGCGTGGTCCAGGATGGTTGGGTAGGAGATACCGCTTCCACCGTTCCCGTTGGCATGATCGAGGAACGCACCGAACGATTGCTCCGGGTGACGGAGTCGGCTCTACGGCGTGCGATTGAAATTGCCTCCGAAGGGGTCAGGCTTGGCGACGTTTGCGCTGCCATCGAGGAGGTGGCGACGCGGGAGCGGTTTAATGTGGTACGTGAATTTGTCGGGCACGGGGTCGGCCGCAAGCTGCACGAAGAACCCCAGGTGCCGAATTACGGAAAGCGCGGCAGCGGCCCTCGGCTGAAGGCGGGGATGACCCTGGCCATCGAGCCGATGATTAATTCCGGGACCGCTTCCGTCAAACTGCTCGATGACGGCTGGACAGTTTGCACGGCGGACGGAATGCCCTCGGCGCATTTCGAACACACCGTTCTAATTACGAAGGAAGAGCCTGAAATCCTGACATGGCGCGGAAAGACGCAATTGAAGTAG
- the rpsM gene encoding 30S ribosomal protein S13 encodes MPRLLGVEIPADKRIEASLTYIYGIGPSTAKRVLEQTNIDPNLRAKDLTPHQINEIIQTITGNKMLIEGDLRRELQSNLKRLQAINCYRGIRHRRGLPVRGQRTSTNARTRKGPRKTVGVIRNKDAKAGKV; translated from the coding sequence ATGCCCAGACTACTAGGAGTTGAGATTCCGGCGGACAAACGCATCGAAGCGTCGTTGACTTATATCTACGGCATTGGGCCGAGCACAGCGAAGCGTGTCCTGGAACAGACGAATATCGATCCGAACCTGCGCGCGAAAGATCTGACTCCGCATCAGATTAACGAAATCATCCAGACGATTACCGGCAACAAGATGCTCATCGAGGGCGATCTTCGCCGCGAGTTGCAGAGCAACTTGAAGCGGCTTCAGGCGATCAACTGTTATCGCGGCATCCGCCACCGGCGGGGACTCCCCGTCCGCGGGCAGCGCACTTCCACCAACGCCCGGACGCGGAAGGGGCCGCGAAAGACTGTCGGCGTCATCCGCAATAAGGATGCGAAGGCCGGCAAGGTATAA
- a CDS encoding SecY family transport protein, with translation RLPAALAQAWKTFVPSEPGSAAQMNPAILVLMILFLFLVIAGVIAITQGVRKIAVQYAKRIVGRKQYGGGTQYMPLKVNYAGVMPIIFAWAILLFPTTIVGFMFPNSPTARWIADMLSVGWMHYVFLAAMIFFFSYFWVATQFQPSQIADDLKKYGGYIPGVRPGKPTAEFLDYTMTRLTFAGAIFLTIIAVLPSLLSQWLNVPQITAQFFGGTSLLIIVGVILDTMRQVETHLIQRHYDGFLRKGRIRGARFDRASYARGETARSTTLMWLYVGIAILVIAGVAIALHGH, from the coding sequence CCAGGCTGCCCGCAGCACTGGCTCAGGCGTGGAAGACGTTTGTTCCGTCCGAGCCCGGCAGCGCTGCGCAAATGAATCCAGCCATCCTGGTGCTGATGATTCTGTTCCTGTTCCTGGTGATCGCCGGTGTCATCGCCATCACCCAGGGTGTGCGAAAGATTGCGGTACAATACGCCAAGCGAATCGTCGGCCGAAAACAATATGGCGGCGGCACTCAATACATGCCGTTGAAGGTGAATTACGCGGGTGTCATGCCGATCATTTTTGCCTGGGCGATCCTTTTGTTCCCCACCACGATCGTTGGATTCATGTTTCCCAACAGCCCGACTGCGCGCTGGATCGCGGACATGCTTTCAGTCGGCTGGATGCATTATGTGTTTCTGGCGGCGATGATTTTCTTCTTCAGTTATTTCTGGGTGGCAACCCAATTTCAGCCGTCGCAGATCGCCGACGATCTCAAGAAATACGGCGGTTATATTCCCGGTGTCCGTCCAGGCAAGCCGACGGCGGAGTTTCTCGATTACACGATGACGCGGCTGACTTTCGCGGGGGCAATCTTCCTCACGATCATTGCCGTTCTGCCCAGTTTGCTCAGCCAGTGGCTGAATGTGCCCCAGATCACCGCGCAATTCTTTGGTGGAACCAGCCTGCTGATTATCGTGGGTGTTATTTTGGACACGATGCGGCAGGTGGAGACGCACCTCATTCAGCGCCATTACGATGGTTTCCTGCGTAAGGGACGCATCCGCGGCGCGCGCTTCGACCGCGCCAGTTACGCTCGCGGAGAGACGGCCCGGAGCACGACCCTCATGTGGCTTTATGTCGGCATCGCAATTTTGGTGATCGCCGGGGTCGCAATCGCTCTCCACGGACACTAA
- the rpmJ gene encoding 50S ribosomal protein L36: MKVRPSVKRLCEACKIVKRKNVVRVICKNPRHKQRQG, encoded by the coding sequence ATGAAAGTTCGACCATCAGTAAAAAGGCTTTGTGAAGCGTGCAAGATCGTGAAGCGGAAGAACGTTGTCCGCGTGATCTGCAAGAACCCGCGTCACAAGCAGCGCCAGGGTTAA
- a CDS encoding nucleoside monophosphate kinase, with protein MKKRLVLLGAPGSGKGTQAEMITRHFGIPVTSTGAILRREVELGTLLGIETAEKTKHGELVPDKIIIELIEDWVRLHGAHGFVFDGFPRTIPQAEALQGILLRHHTPLDLAIWLDVSADTIKERISHRLQCQSCGFTTSEGAAVFSERAICPYCDGPLIRRTDDDAAVLETRLSEFNSKTQPVADHYSGLSCLRKIDGNRDREEVFADISRLIEQPA; from the coding sequence GTGAAAAAGCGACTGGTGCTTCTCGGTGCGCCCGGTTCCGGAAAAGGAACCCAGGCCGAAATGATCACGCGGCACTTTGGGATTCCGGTGACGTCTACGGGAGCAATCCTGCGAAGAGAAGTGGAATTGGGGACGCTGCTCGGGATCGAGACGGCGGAAAAAACCAAGCACGGCGAGCTCGTTCCCGACAAGATCATCATTGAATTGATCGAGGACTGGGTGCGCCTCCATGGCGCGCACGGATTCGTGTTCGACGGTTTTCCGCGCACGATTCCGCAGGCTGAAGCGCTCCAGGGAATTTTGCTTCGTCATCACACGCCCTTGGATCTTGCGATCTGGCTCGACGTTTCGGCGGACACCATCAAGGAACGCATCTCCCATCGACTGCAATGCCAATCCTGCGGGTTCACCACCAGCGAGGGGGCGGCCGTGTTTTCCGAGCGCGCGATTTGCCCTTATTGCGATGGACCGCTGATCCGGCGGACGGACGACGACGCCGCGGTATTGGAAACGCGCCTCTCAGAATTCAACAGCAAGACGCAGCCGGTCGCCGACCACTATTCGGGGCTGAGCTGTCTGCGGAAGATCGACGGCAATCGCGATCGCGAAGAGGTTTTTGCCGACATCTCGCGGTTGATCGAGCAACCGGCATGA
- the rpsK gene encoding 30S ribosomal protein S11, whose translation MIKAKGSKNVHTGIAHVLSTFNNTIVTITDLKGNVIGWSSAGKVGFKGSRKSTAYAAQMVAQDASRQAMGHGLKEVEVLVRGPGAGRESAVRALQAIGLDLTVIRDVTPVPHNGCRPPKQRRV comes from the coding sequence ATCATTAAGGCCAAGGGGAGCAAGAATGTTCATACCGGGATCGCTCACGTCCTTTCCACTTTTAACAACACGATTGTCACGATTACCGATCTGAAGGGAAACGTGATTGGCTGGTCGAGTGCCGGCAAAGTTGGCTTCAAAGGCTCGCGCAAAAGCACCGCCTACGCCGCTCAGATGGTGGCCCAGGACGCATCGCGCCAAGCCATGGGTCACGGTCTCAAGGAAGTCGAAGTTCTCGTGCGGGGTCCCGGCGCAGGCCGAGAATCCGCCGTCCGCGCTCTTCAGGCTATTGGGCTTGATCTCACCGTCATCCGCGACGTCACCCCCGTCCCTCACAACGGTTGCCGCCCGCCGAAACAGCGCCGCGTCTGA
- the rpsD gene encoding 30S ribosomal protein S4: protein MGRYTGPKTKVSRRYGVPLFGPAKALERKNYPPGMHGPKGSRRKQSDYAIALGEKQKLRYQYGLLEKQFRRIFQTALRKRGVTGETLLQLLETRLDNVVFRLGLANTRSSARQLVSHGHVQVNGRNVNIASYNVKAGDEVTVKDRPKSRQLALRNLELTQIAPVPDWLVANRDALSGKVSRIPTRDEMQPMVNEQLIVELYSR, encoded by the coding sequence ATGGGCAGATACACCGGACCGAAAACGAAAGTCAGCCGCCGCTATGGCGTGCCGCTCTTTGGACCTGCGAAAGCGCTCGAGCGAAAGAATTATCCTCCGGGAATGCATGGGCCGAAAGGCTCACGCCGTAAGCAATCCGATTACGCGATCGCGTTGGGGGAAAAGCAGAAGCTTCGGTATCAATACGGCCTCCTCGAGAAACAATTTCGCCGCATTTTCCAAACTGCTCTGCGCAAGCGCGGCGTCACCGGTGAAACGCTGCTCCAGCTCTTGGAAACGCGACTGGATAACGTCGTCTTCCGGCTTGGGCTGGCCAATACCCGCAGTTCCGCCCGACAACTGGTTTCTCACGGCCACGTCCAGGTGAATGGCCGCAACGTGAACATCGCTTCCTACAACGTCAAAGCAGGCGATGAGGTGACGGTGAAAGACCGGCCGAAATCGCGGCAGCTCGCTTTGCGGAATCTGGAGCTAACCCAGATTGCTCCGGTTCCGGATTGGCTTGTCGCCAACCGTGACGCCCTTAGCGGCAAAGTTTCTCGCATCCCGACCCGGGATGAGATGCAACCGATGGTCAACGAGCAGTTGATCGTCGAGTTGTACTCGCGGTAA